From the Ostrinia nubilalis chromosome 16, ilOstNubi1.1, whole genome shotgun sequence genome, one window contains:
- the LOC135079299 gene encoding DET1 homolog: MSSTSSTPVYYEDIPPGVLDESEFICTERITPRKIKPQNIVMRLMDREIYGSRKPGSHFHVVREFYQNVFPNLTIVNVEKPPCFLRKFSPDGKHFIAFSADQTSLEIYEYRGASAAGDLVAGYPSDLLNADADAHHRIRTHIFYRFFKPKFTVNVCQQRDPRSELNPGQLPFMEQQLNRECSLFTEDGRYVIVGSAAHIPEDLRPHFYHIHSNNEAVTPTIRSALEDYSLHLVDLHHGKLCDTKHFRIDKIYLSHNQGIYLYKEVLAVLSVQHQTIHLFQIVEGLLIEIRKIGRFCYDDDPLIVSSVFAPQINERPFHEETINSLKHRLLVFLFKRAKTISDESKDPLELRKFYKYFDMFKSLRMWKMQLLDEDHLFIKYASEEVVTLRVPEPNSQSSFFVIYNISESKILEVYENTSEGLLQLFENYCDCFRNARLRADSQFTCSPSNNLYARLTQQRFKQTIVRAIYGGRTEATKRILAQLPISAQSYSGSPYLDLGLFSYDDKWVSVMERPKAYGEYPIRFYARDSGLLKFKIYAGVLGQSVPASARRLVAFTFHPTDPFAISVQRTNSEYIVNFHIRNAVFS, from the exons ATGTCTTCTACCAGTAGCACACCTGTGTATTATGAAGATATACCTCCAGGAGTTCTCGATGAAAGTGAATTTATTTGCACAGAAAGGATTACTCCACGAAAAATAAAACCACAGAATATTGTAATGAGATTAATGGATAGAGAGATTTATGGTTCACGCAAGCCAGGATCGCATTTTCACGTAGTAAGAGAATTTTACCAAAACGTATTTCCAAATTTAACAATTGTGAATGTTGAGAAACCTCCTTGTTTTTTGAGGAAATTTAGTCCTGATGGAAAGCATTTCATTGCATTTTCCGCAGACCAAACATCACTAGAG ATCTATGAATACCGAGGCGCGTCAGCTGCTGGCGATTTAGTGGCCGGTTACCCTTCAGACTTGTTGAATGCTGATGCCGATGCACATCATAGAATAAGGACACATATTTTCTACAGATTTTTCAAG CCTAAATTCACAGTAAATGTATGCCAGCAAAGGGATCCGAGGTCAGAATTGAATCCTGGTCAATTACCTTTTATGGAACAACAGCTGAACAGGGAATGCAGCCTCTTTACAGAAGATGGCAGATATGTAATTGTTGGATCGGCAGCCCACATCCCTGAGGACCTAAGACCACACTTCTATCATATACACAGCAATAATGAGGCTGTCACCCCAACTATCAG ATCTGCTTTAGAAGATTACTCCCTACATTTGGTGGATCTGCACCATGGCAAGTTATGTGATACAAAACACTTCAGGATTGACAAAATCTACCTTTCCCACAATCAAGGCATATATTTGTACAAAGAAGTCCTAGCAGTGCTCTCTGTACAacatcaaactatacatttGTTTCAAATTGTAGAAGGGCTGTTGATAGAGATAAGAAAAATTGGCAGATTTTGTTATGATGATGACCCACTAATTGTGAGTTCAGTATTTGCTCCACAGATTAATGAAAGACCATTTCACGAGGAGACAATAAATAGCTTAAAACATAGGTTACTTGTATTCCTTTTCAAGAGAGCCAAGACAATAAGTGATGAATCAAAAGATCCACTTGAGCTAAGGAAATTCTATAAATACTTTGATATGTTTAAAAGCTTAAGAATGTGGAAAATGCAGCTCCTGGATGAAGATCATCTATTCATCAAATATGCAAGTGAAGAAGTTGTGACATTGAGAGTACCAGAGCCCAACAGTCAATCATCATTTTTTGTAATCTACAACATTAGTGAAAGCAAGATATTAGAAGTGTATGAGAACACCTCAGAAGGACTTTTACAGTTATTTGAGAATTATTGCGACTGTTTTAGAAATGCAAGATTACGAGCAGACTCACAGTTCACATGTTCTCCTTCAAATAATTTATATGCAAGACTGACTCAGCAAAGATTTAAGCAAACCATTGTGAGAGCTATTTACGGTGGTCGTACAGAGGCAACCAAAAGAATTTTGGCACAATTGCCAATAAGTGCTCAGTCATACAGTGGATCACCTTATTTAGATTTGGGCCTATTTAGTTATGATGATAAATGGGTGTCTGTTATGGAGAGGCCTAAAGCCTATGGGGAGTATCCcataag GTTTTACGCTCGTGACTCAGGCTTGCTGAAGTTCAAGATCTACGCGGGAGTGCTGGGCCAGTCGGTGCCGGCCAGCGCGCGGCGCCTGGTGGCCTTCACCTTCCATCCCACCGACCCCTTCGCCATCAGCGTCCAGAGGACCAACTCTGAATACATAGTCAACTTTCACATTAGGAATGCAGTCTTCAGCTGA
- the LOC135079298 gene encoding cyclin-dependent kinase 7, producing the protein MSSNFKNSSTTSSFGSGILFNLRIFYSYSPEIHEKLGKQSYRNNESNFIMDEHTLRYEKIDFLGEGQFATVYKARDVKTDKIVAVKKIKIGSRLEAQDGINRTALREIKLLQELQHINLIGLLDVFGQKSNVSLVFDFMDTDLEIIVKDNNIVLTPANVKAYMIMTLKGLEYLHQNWILHRDLKPNNLLINHEGILKIGDFGLAKAFGSPTRINTHQVVTRWYRSPELLFGARQYGTGVDMWAIGCILAELLLRVPFLPGESDLDQLSRIFQVFGTPSEETWPGMKNLTDYVQFKQFPPQQLRHIFSAASDDLIQLLESLLSIYPPKRCDCTQALQMSYFSNKPAPTVGAKLPMPSNITKIETEKPSLKRKLLENIDGGSLAKRLQF; encoded by the exons atgtcaagcAATTTCAAAAACTCGTCAACCACCAGCAGTTTCGGTAgtggtattttatttaatttacggattttttatagttattcgCCTGAAATTCATGAAAAATTGGGAAAGCAATCGTATAGAAATAACGAAAGCAACTTCATAATGGACGAACATACGTTACGATATGAGAAAATTGACTTTTTAGGTGAAGGGCAG TTTGCTACAGTTTATAAGGCAAGGGATGTGAAAACTGACAAAATAGTGGCAGTGAAAAAGATTAAAATCGGCTCTCGCCTTGAAGCGCAAGATGGTATTAATAGAACTGCTCTACGAGAAATCAAGTTATTGCAAGAACTGCAACATATTAACCTCATAGGATTGCTtg ATGTGTTCGGACAAAAATCAAATGTATCTTTGGTATTTGACTTCATGGATACTGACTTAGAAATAATAGTTAAGGATAACAATATAGTACTTACTCCAGCTAATGTTAAGGCCTATATGATTATGACTTTAAAAG gtttAGAATATTTACACCAGAACTGGATTTTGCATAGAGACTTAAAACCAAACAACTTGCTTATAAATCATGAAGGTATTCTAAAAATAGGAGATTTCGGTCTGGCTAAAGCATTTGGATCTCCAACTAGGATTAATACACATCAAGTTGTTACAAGGTGGTACAG ATCACCCGAGCTTTTATTTGGGGCAAGGCAATATGGCACTGGAGTGGACATGTGGGCAATAGGGTGTATCCTGGCTGAACTACTGCTCAGAGTCCCATTCTTGCCTGGAGAGTCAGATTTAGATCAACTATCAAGAATTTTCCAGGTGTTTGGAACACCTTCGGAAGAAACATGGCCT GGAATGAAGAATCTCACAGACTATGTGCAGTTTAAGCAGTTTCCGCCGCAACAGTTGCGCCACATATTCAGTGCTGCTTCAGACGACCTTATACAGCTGTTAGAGAGCTTGTTATCCATTTACCCTCCAAAGAGGTGTGATTGTACACAAGCTTTACAAATGTCTTATTTTAG CAATAAACCAGCTCCAACTGTCGGCGCGAAACTCCCCATGCCTTCCAATATCACAAAAATAGAGACTGAGAAGCCTTCACTAAAGAGAAAACTTCTGGAAAATATTGATGGAGGATCATTAGCAAAGAGGCTACAGTTTTAA
- the LOC135079304 gene encoding uncharacterized protein LOC135079304 has protein sequence MQCNPPLCGAGFPGLGQYHCCNQSLPQYSVYPEIIGEGEVVSVVFPDGSIQLYFIPINKRFPPACHPHSNYHPYFNNGTGAYYVRSISNPIPSSMFNQQCQQIYSGRFPRPCYNSDWNMNIPPPGFQLKFHNDCWTSTTDLHYFFPCLRQCDWFPATQLKGCASVQVDIPMKATTFCNQEVSCAKPCICSISDDESWSGTENVECHCDKVGKPRRSRSCVTEKQHGSKTRLKIRKSKRRLKSKKSKVVCECKEQSTTDKSITTYADQASCAAESERNTQTCRSCTTATSVRGGSSIANRSHVKTELWFPKIKSSPKEDAMQSKSSEKIIGVYETTCSSATCCCSTDTDTRDA, from the exons ATGCAGTGCAACCCGCCATTGTGCGGTGCTGGGTTTCCAGGCCTTGGACAGTATCATTGTTGCAACCAAT cATTACCGCAATACTCAGTCTACCCAGAAATAATCGGAGAAGGCGAAGTGGTATCGGTAGTATTTCCTGATGGGAGTATCCAATTATACTTCATACCTATAAACAAACGGTTCCCTCCAGCATGTCACCCTCATTCGAATTACCATCCATATTTCAATAATGGTACCGGAGCATATTACGTTAGAAGCATCTCTAATCC AATACCGTCTTCTATGTTCAATCAACAATGCCAACAAATATATTCCGGTAGGTTTCCAAGACCGTGTTACAACTCCGACTGGAATATGAACATACCTCCTCCTGGATTCCAATTGAAG tttcaTAACGACTGTTGGACTTCGACAACTGatctacattattttttcccTTGTCTACGTCAATGTGATTGGTTTCCTGCGACTCAACTCAAAGGATGCGCGTCGGTCCAGGTGGATATACCTATGAAGGCAACTACCTTTTGCAATCAAGAAGTCAGCTGCGCAAAGCCCTGCATTTGCTCGATCAGTGATGACGAAAGTTGGTCAGGAACCGAAAACGTGGAATGTCACTGCGACAAAGTTGGGAAACCTCGACGCAGCAGAAGCTGCGTTACGGAAAAGCAACATGGTTCCAAGACGcgtttaaaaataagaaagagtAAAAGGAGGCTAAAATCTAAGAAGAGCAAAGTGGTGTGTGAATGTAAAGAGCAGAGTACCACGGACAAGTCTATAACAACTTATGCTGATCAGGCCAGCTGCGCCGCCGAGAGCGAGCGTAATACGCAGACTTGCCGCTCGTGCACCACAGCCACTTCGGTACGCGGCGGAAGTAGTATCGCTAACAGAAGTCACGTCAAAACTGAACTTTGGTttcctaaaataaaaagttcacCAAAAGAAGACGCAATGCAATCGAAATCATCAGAAAAAATAATCGGAGTTTATGAAACCACGTGCAGTTCCGCAACTTGCTGCTGCTCGACCGACACGGACACCCGAGATGCGTAG